The genomic interval AGGTTGATATTTTCCACCTTTTACAAATACCATATCTTCAAATGTAGGTTTTAATTCAACAGGCTTTTCTCCTATTGTGATTTTCTTAATATCATCTTTTAATGATTGAACAATTTTTTCTATACTATCTAAATCTAATTCGATTTTTTCTAATTTAGCTAAATCTAATTCAATTTTTTCAATCTTAGTTATATCTAAAATAGCTTTTTTAAGTGCCATTTCAGCAGTTCTTTTTTGTTCATCATCATCAACAAGACTTGCAATTTCTCTTAAGTCTTCTGGAACAGTATTTTGTTGATCAACAACTATTAATGTAAAATTATATTTTGGATTAGCAGTTTTTGTTTCAACAATTTCTTTAATATATTCTAAGTTATTTTCATCTACTATTTCAGCAAGACTATCTTTTATCAATAAGAATACAGGCACTTTTCTAATACCTTGTGGGTATAGTTCATCTAAAGTTGTAAAAAGATTTCCCATTCCAACTTCAACACTGTTATTTTGACGATTTATAGTAGTCCCTTTTTCATAGATGTAGTATCTTTTATTTTCAAAAGCATTTAGTCCCTCAACTATAATACTTTCTATTTCATGAAAATTCTGACCTTTGATCCATAATAATGGCTTGCCTTCATTCAGAAAATTTAGAATTTTTTCTTTCATTCAAGTATCTCCCCTTTCGATTTACATAATGTACTTTTCTTTTATTTTATCTTAAAATATCGTATCTGTAAAGCTATTTTTTTATTTAATATTATTATTTTTTTCTATAGAATATTTTTGCAAAAAATCTTATTTTGTTTTATTGAATAAAATCATTCCTGATATTATTATTACTCCTCCAATAATAGTTGATAATTTAGGTATATCTCCAAGTATAATCATTCCTAGAATAGTAGCAATTACAGGGGTTGCAAACATAAAAGAAGTAACTTCTGTAGTACTTTTTGCAAGTTCAAAAGCTTTAGTCCAGAAGAAATAAGAAATAATACTAGGAAAAATAGCCATATATATAATCAGTATTAAAGAAGTTGAGCTGATATTAGGTATATTAGCAATAGAATGAGGAGAATAAATAACTAAAAGTATACCTCCAATTAAAAGTGAATACATACTTACAGAAAAAGAAGAATATTTTTTAGTTAAGTATCTTTGTGAAATATTATATGTGCTTAGTAAAAAGCAACCTAACAACATATACAGAACTCCTTTATTTATAGTTATAGTTCCATTCCAAAGAGTTAAAACTAAGATACCACAAAATGATATTCCCATTGCAATCCAGCCTATTAATTTTATTTTTTCATTGAACATAAAATATGCAATAATCGCTGTTATTGCTGGAGCAAGAGCATTTATGACACTTAAAGTTGAAGGGCTAGAAAGTACAGTAGCTATATTAAATAGAACGATGTATCCTGCATATCCTGAAAAACCTGCAAATATGAAAGCTGGAATATCTTTTAAATTTGGAAAAGGAATTTTTTTCTTTATCAAAATAAAAATTACAATGATAGAGGCGAAAAAGTACCTTAAAACTCCAAGTGACATGGCATCAACTTCTTTTAAAACTACTTTAGTGATTACAAAAGCCGTTGCCCAGAAAAATATTCCAATGAAAGCACAATGCTTAGCAGTTAACTTTTTGAAAATTTGGCTAAAATCCATTTTTTAATCTCCTTTTAAATATTTTAATTTCATTTTAACATACTTGATTATAGATTGCCAATAAAAAGCATAAAATATAGCCTTTAAGTTATATTTTTAGTTAGAATTTCAATAAGAATTTAATAAAATATTTAATTAAAAAGTGGAAATCTAAAATAAAATATTGTATAATTTCTACTGATGACCCCGTAGCTCAATTGGATAGAGTGACTCCCTCCTAAGGAGTAGGTTGTGTGTTCAAGCCACATCGGGGTCGCCATTTTATAAAAATAACAATAGAAATCAAATTAGAAAAAATTCTAACAAGATTTCTATTTTTTAATTTTAAATAAAAAGGTGCTGTTGCAAAATAATAAAAAGTAAAAAATAGTTCGTTACTGATTAAATTTCTTAACGATAAAAAATCAAGAATTCGCTGCAAATCAGGAAACTCGTTACACTCAAACACTCCTGAATTTGCTCGGCTCATTCTATTTGATTTTTTATCTAAAATTTCCATTCGTAACTCACTTATTTTTTACTTTAGTATTGAAATTTTAATTTTGCAACAGCACCTTATATGTTTAATCATTCAATTTTAAAACTGAAACAAATGCTTCTTGTGGAATTTCAACATTTCCTATGCTCTTCATTCTCTTTTTACCTTCTTTTTGTTTTTCAAGAAGTTTTTTCTTTCTTGTTATATCTCCACCATAACATTTAGCAATAACATTCTTTCTATATGCTTTTATTGTTTCTCTAGCAATTATTTTAGAACCTAAGGCAGCTTGAATAGGAATTTCAAACTGTTGTCTTGGTATAACTTCACTTAATTTTTGACAAATAGCTTTTCCTCTATAGAAAGCATTGTCATTGTGAGCTATAAATGAGAAGGCATCAACAGGTTTTCCTGAAACTAAGATATCAACTTTAACCAGATTAGATTCTCTATACTCACTTAATTCATATTCAAATGAAGCATATCCTTTTGTTCTTGATTTTAATTTATCATAGAAATCTATAACAATTTCTGCAAGAGGTAGCTCATAGCTAAGCATAGATCTATTCTCATCTAAATAATCCATTGAAAGAAAAATTCCTCTTTTTTCTTGGCAAAGTTCCATTACATTTCCAACATATTCTTTAGGAACTATTACTTTTCCTCTGATATATGGCTCTTGTATTGTTATTTTCCCACGACCAGGTTCAGGGAATTCACAAGGGTTATCTATAATTCTTTCTTCTTGATTGTCTATTCTAACTTTGTACTCAACAGATGGAGTAGTAGAAATTAAGTCTATATTGTATTCTCTTCTCAATCTTTCAACTATGATTTCCATATGTAATAGACCTAAGAATCCACATCTAAATCCAAAACCTAAGGCAATTGATGTTTCAGGGACAAATGTTAAAGAAGCATCATTTAATTGTAGCTTTTCTAAGGCTTCTCTCAATTCTTCATAGTCATCAGTAAATAGCGGATAAACTCCAGCAAAAACCATTGATTGTGCAGGTTTAAATCCAGCTAGTGGGAACAGAGCAGGATTTTTTACAGTTGTTATCGTATCTCCAACTCTAGTATCATGTATAGTTTTAACTCCTGTGATGATGTATCCAACAGAACCACTAGTTAAAATATCAGTTGATTTCATTGTAGGAGAAAAAATACCAGCTTCTAAGACTTCTAATTCTTTTTCAGTTGACCAAATTTTTATTTTATCTCCTTTTTTAATACTTCCATCTAAAACTTTTATATATGTTATTACACCTCTATAATCATCAAAGAAAGAGTCAAAAATTAAGGCTTTTAAAGGAGCGTTCTCATCGTAATTTGGAGCAGGTATTCTTTGGACGATAGCTTCTAGTATATTTTCAATACCTATTCCATTTTTAGCAGAAGCTAAAACTGCATCATCAGCAGGTAAACCTATAATATCTTCGATTTCTCTTTTTACTTTTTCAGGCTCAGCAGCAGGTAAGTCAATTTTATTTATTATTGGTAAAATTTCTAAGTTATTTTCAATAGCAAGATACACATTAGCAAGAGTTTGTGCTTCAACACCTTGAGCAGCATCTACAACAAGTAAAGCTCCTTCACAGGCAGCAAGTGATCTTGAAACTTCATAAATGAAGTCCACATGTCCAGGAGTATCAATTAAATTTAATTCATATTCTTCTCCATCTTTTGCTTTATAGAACAAAGTAACAGCTTGAGCTTTTATAGTTATTCCTTTTTCTCTTTCCAAGTCCATTGAATCAAGAATTTGGTCTTTCATATCTCTTTCTGAGACTGTTCCAGTATATTCTAAAAGTCTATCTGCAATAGTAGATTTTCCATGATCTATATGGGCAATTATAGAGAAATTTCTCTTATTTTTTTGTAACATTATAGCCTCCAATTTTTAATAATCTTTTTAATTATATGGTATTTCAGTATTTGTGTCAATTAAAAAATATTTTTTGATTAAATCTTCTAATAAAGGTTTAATCCCTAAAAACTCTTTTAATTTATTATATTCGACTAACTTTTCTTTCAAATTAGAAGATTTTGATTTTATAGCTTTTATTAGTATATTTTTAGGAGTATGTTACATATCAATAAATTCAATCATCTTTGTTTTATATCCACAAAATTCTAAGCTAAGTGAACGAAAACTATCAGTTGTTAAAGTGGCAAATTTATCTAAAACAACTCCATTGTCAGCCATAATCTTTAAAGTATTATAGAATTCTGAATTTTTATTTTTTTGTATTTTTTCAAAGAATTCATGATGACAACAAGGAACAGCAAGTATAGCTTTTGCATCTAAACTCAATGCTTTTTCAAGTGAATAATCTGTTGCATTGTTACAAGCATGTAAAGAAAAGACTAAATCTACCTCTTTAGACTTATCATAGTCTTTGATATTACCATTTAAAAACTCTAAATTTTCATAATTTAATTTTTTAGCTAGTTTATTACAAAACTCTATTACATCTTTTTTTAAGTCCAAACCTACTATTGAAAAAGTGAAATCTTTTCTATAATTTTTTAAATAGTAGTAAAGAGCAAAAGTTAAATATGATTTTCCACAACCAAAATCTAAAACATTTATATGATTTGTTATAAGTTTTTTAGCTTTTAACTCTTCAATGACATCATCAATAAATTCTAAATATTTATTAATTTGTTTAAATTTATTATAACTAGATTTTAAAATTTTTCCTTCGACTGACATCAAACCTAATTCAATTAAGAAATCAATTTTATCTCCTTCATTTAGAATATATTGTTTTTTCTTGTTATGTTCATTAGAAGTTTTTATTAAATTACTATCTTTTTCTTTTCTAGAGAAATTTTCTTTTTTTCTTATAAAAGAAATATCTGAACCTTCGATTTGTAATAGTATTTGTTTAAAATTTTCTATATATTCTTTTAAAATATTCTCTAATTCTTGTAAATTATTCAAGTCAATATTTTTATGAAAAGCCTTATTATCTTTAAAACTTTCAATTTGAATATTTTTAGTAGATTTTAAAATTATAGGTTTTATAATAACTTTATTAAAATCTCCACTCTTTCTGTCAGAAAAAACTATTTTTATAAGTTTATCTTCTTGAATATTTTTTATTGATTCAAATAATATATTCTCTTTTTCCATAATGACCCCATTATATATTCTTTAGATTTCCAATGTCTAAATTATTCCCAATAACTACAATCTTAGTTATTTTAGCATTTTCTATAGCTTCCATTTCAAAATTTTTATAAACTAGGTTAAATTTACCCCAATATCCATCAATTTTTATTATACCTTTAGCTCTATATACTTTTCCAAAGTCACCATTAACTAATCTATTTAAAAGTAAACCTAGTTCATCCATAGTTTTTAGATTGATATTCTCTTTTGAAAAAGTTCTTAAATTTATATGAGTTCCCATAGAAAAGTTTTTATCAATAACTTTATTATCTAGACTTTTATTCAATAATTCAGCAAACCATTCTTTTGGGAAGTTTCTATAATCATTTGTTTCGATTTCTAAATCAGCATTTAATTCTAAAATTCTATTTTTAATATTCTCTATTTCAAGTGGGTCTATATTTTCTAATTTTGTTAAAATCACTTTTCCTGTATTTTTTAGATTGTCTAGAAAGAAGTTATTAAAACTTTCTAAATATTCATCAAATGAAGTTACATCTATTAGACTTATAGGTCTTAAAATTTTTATATCCTCATTATTAAGTTCTTTTATATTCTCTATGATAGAACTTAACATTCCAAGTCCAGTAGGTTCTATTAAAAGATACTCAGGATTTATTTCAGAGTAAATTCTTTTTATAGAAGATTTAAAATCTCCTTTCATAGAGCAACATATGCAACCTTCTGACATCTCCCAAACATCTAAGTTTTTTTCATCTAAAAAGTCTTTATCCACACCTATATCTGCATATTCATTTTCAAGAACGACAAATTCTAAATTAATATTCTTTGCCATTTCTTTTATAAAAGTAGTTTTTCCAGCCCCTAGAAAACCACTTACCAATAAAATCTTCATAATATTGTCCTTTCAATTTTATATCTTATGACTCTTTTTATATTGCTTAAATTTCCTATATTTTTTTAAGACCTTTGTATATTTTATAGTTCTGTCTAAAATTTGAGAAAAAGTTGATACTAAAAGTATTCCCACACTTAGAGCCATTGTTAAAATAATAGTTTCTCTACCTTTTTCAAGAGCTTCTTGAAATTTATTTTCAACAAAAAATGACATAGTATAGTAAATTCCTCCACCTGGAACAAGAGGAATAAGTGCTGGAATCAGTGTAGTTGTTACTGTTGTTCTTTTTAATCTTCCTATTATCTCAGAAAAAACAGTGATTACTATAGCTGAAAAAAGATAAGCAGCTGTCTTAGAATAACCCATCTCTTTGTATAAAAGAAGATAAGTATACCAACCTAAACCACCAGCGAAGCTACTGTATATTAATTTTCTACCTGTAAGATTAAATATAATTCCAAAAAATAAGGTTGAAAATGCTGCTGCAAAAACTTCTATATAATTCATATGTTCTCCTTATTTAATTAAAAATATGACATTGTGAATAAAGCAAAACCTGTACCTATTGCTAAAGCCGAGCCAACTAAGGCAGCTTCTATACTTCTTGAAGTTCCTGCAAGTAAGTCACCATTTATCAAGTCTCTTATTGCATTGGTCAATGCAAGTCCAGGAACTAAAAGCATCAAAGTTCCTATAGCTGAATATGATGGAGTAGAAATAATCCCAAGTTTAGTAGCAAAACTCGAAAATATTGTAACTAAAAAGCCACCCAAAGTGTTGATAAAAAAGTTATTCAGTTTTAATTTATTAGCAAAGTAGGCCATATAGAAAATTAAAACTCCACCAACTCCTGCAACTAAAAAATCTCTAAATTTTCCATCAAATAAAAGGGAAAAGAAAGCAGCTGAAAAGCAATAAGAAATTAATAAAACTTTCTTTTTATAAACAGTTTGTATTTGAAGTTTTTTTATCTCTTTTTCTAAATCATCTATTTCATATTTATGAATATCAAGCAAAATTTTATGTATTCTATCAATTTTATTTAAGTTATTAGAAACTGAATAAATTCTATTAACTTCTGTAATAACTTCTCCATCTTTCTTTTTTGCTGAAGTAAGAACACAGGTCATAGTAACAAATGATTCTGACTTTAAATCGAATCTTCTACATACTAATGTAATAGCTTCTTCTACTCTGTATGTTTCAGCTCCACTTGTCAGTAAAATTTTTCCAATAGTATTGGCGGTTGAAAGTACTTTTATAATAAAAGCATCATTTTGCATAGTTTCCCTCATTATTCAAACATTTTTAAAACTTCATCAGTATATTCTCCATTATCTTTATTAATGACTAAAGGTGGAAGAATAGTTAAGCCAACTTTTCCATTTTTAATCGCTTCTATAAGCACTATTTTAGCATTTTTATGCTTAGTTGTATAACAAAATTTTATTTTTTTTGCTTCAAAATTATATTTTTGTAATGTAACAAGTATTTCAGATAGTCTGTCTGCTCTATGGACTAAATAAAAATAACCTCTATCTTTAACAAGTTTAGATGATATTTCAATTAGCTCATCTAAATTTAATTCAATCTCATGTCTAGCAATAGATAGCTGTTCTAAGTCATTTAATAGTTCTTTATTTTCAGTCACTTTAAAAAATGGTGGATTTGATAAGACTATATCAAATGAGCCAACAGTGAAATATTTTAAATAATTTTTTATATTATCATATATTATATATATTTGTTCATTTAAATTATTAATGCTAATATTTCTTAAAGCAAGTTGATACGATATTTCTTGTATTTCAACACCATAAATTTTAGCAGAAGTTCTTTTAGAAAGAAAAAGTGGAATAACAGCATTTCCTGTTCCTATATCTAAAATTTTTTTGGTGTTTTTTGTAAGATTGATAAATTCAGAAATAAGTAAAGAATCTATTGAAAAATTGAAGTAATCACTTCTTTGAATTATTTTTAAGTTTTTATTTAATAAGGGAATAAGACTCTCAAGATTTTTATTCATAATTTTAAAATCACTCCTTCAATTTTATTATAACATATCTAATAAAATTAGGATAGTTTAAAAAAACAGTACAATAAAAATACATTATGCTTTATTAAATAAAAAATAAAAAGAATAAAATATAAAAGTCTTGACATAAGTATTAAATAAAGATAAACTTATAATAAAGTTTTAATAAAATCCATAAGAGGAGGAAAATAATGGAATTTAATGTACCTAAAACACATGAACTTTTTAGACAAATGATAAGAGAATTTGTTGAAAAAGAAGTAAAACCTATCGCTGCTGAGGTAGATGAAAACGAAAGATTTCCAATGGAAACTGTTGAAAAGATGGCTAAGATTGGAATAATGGGTATCCCTATACCTAAACAATATGGAGGAGCAGGTGGAGACAACCTAATGTACGCTATGGCTGTTGAAGAATTATCAAAAGCTTGTGGAACTACAGGGGTTATAGTTTCTGCACACACATCTTTAGGAACTTGGCCAATCTTAAAATTTGGTAATGAAAAACAAAAACAAAAATATTTACCAAAAATGGCTAGTGGAGAATGGATAGGAGCTTTTGGACTTACTGAACCAAATGCTGGAACAGATGCTGCTGGACAACAAACTATGGCTGTTCAAGATCCTGAAACAGGAGAATGGATTTTAAATGGAGCAAAAATATTCATAACAAATGCAGGATATGCACATGTTTATGTAGTATTTGCTATGACAGATAAATCAAAAGGATTAAAAGGAATTTCTGCTTTTATAGTTGAAGCTGGAACACCAGGATTCTCTATTGGTAAAAAAGAAATGAAACTTGGAATTAGAGGTTCAGCTACTTGTGAATTAATATTCGAAAACTGTAGAATACCTAAAGAAAACCTATTAGGAGATAAAGGAAAAGGATTCAAGATTGCTATGATGACTCTTGATGGAGGAAGAATAGGAATTGCTTCTCAAGCATTAGGTATAGCTGCTGGAGCATTAGAAGAAGCTATAAACTATGCAAAAGAAAGAAAACAATTTGGAAGAAGCCTAGCTCAATTCCAAAATACTCAATTCCAAATAGCTAACTTAGATGTTAAAGTTGAAGCTGCAAGACTTTTAGTTTATAAAGCAGCTTGGAGAGAATCTAACAACTTACCTTATTCTTTAGATGCGGCTAGAGCTAAACTATTTGCTGCTGAAACAGCTATGGAAGTTACAACTAAAGCTGTTCAAATATTTGGAGGATATGGTTATACAAGAGAATATCCAGTTGAAAGAATGATGAGAGATGCTAAGATCACTGAAATCTATGAAGGAACATCAGAAGTTCAAAGAATGGTAATAGCAGCTAATATTATAAAATAATAACATGGTGGAGGAATAAAAATATGAGAATAGTAGTTTGTATAAAACAAGTTCCAGATACAACTGAAGTTAAAATAGATCCAGTAAAAGGAACAATTATCAGAGACGGTGTTCCTAGTATAATGAACCCTGATGATAAAGGGGGATTAGAAGAAGCTCTAAAATTAAAAGATTTATATGGAGCTGAAGTTATAGTTATAACAATGGGACCACCTCAAGCAGAAGCTATATTAAGAGAAGCTTATGCAATGGGTGCTGATAGAGCAATACTTATAACAGATAGAAAATTCGGAGGAGCTGATACTTTAGCTACTTCTAATACTATAGCTGCTGCAATTAGAAAAATAGAAAATATTGATTTAATCGTTGCAGGAAGACAAGCAATCGATGGAGATACTGCACAAGTTGGACCTCAAATTGCTGAACACTTAGATTTACCTCAAGTGTCTTATGTAAAAGAAATGAAATACAATGAAGCTTCTAAATCATTTGAAATAAAAAGAGCTACAGAAGATGGATATTTCTTATTAGAACTTCCTACTCCTGGATTAGTAACAGTTCTTGCTGAAGCTAACCAACCTAGATATATGAATGTTGGAGCTATAGTTGATGTTTTTGAAAGACCAATTGAAACTTGGACATTTGATGATATCGAAATAGATCCTGCAAAAATAGGTTTAGCTGGGTCTCCAACTAAAGTTAATAAATCATTTACTAAAGGTGTTAAAGAACCTGGTGTATTACATGAAGTTGATCCAAAAGAAGCAGCTAATATTATATTAGAAAAATTAAAAGAAAAATTTATAATCTAATAATAAAGGAGAAAATAATATGAATTTAAACGATTATAAAGGAATCCTAGTGTACGCTGAACAAAGAGATGGAGTGTTACAAAATGTAGGATTAGAATTATTAGGAAAAGCAACAGAATTAGCATATGAAATAAATAAACAAATAGCTTTAAAAGATGCTGGAGACGAATTAGCTGAATATGCTTCTAAACAAGCAGCAGCTATAAAATCTATAGATGCAGTTGCAGCAACTCTTGAAGAAGAAGATGAAAAAGTAAAAGAAAAAGTTGCTGAAGTAAAAGCTAATAACCCAGATGCAGCTAAAGTAACTGCTCTATTAATAGGGCACAATGTTAAAGCACTTGCTGATGAATTAGTAAAAGCTGGAGCAGATAAAGTTTTAGTAGTAGATCAACCTAAATTAGAAGTATATGATACTGAAGCTTATACTCAAGTTTTAACTGCTGCTATAAATGCAGAAAAACCTGAAATAGTTCTATTTGGAGCTACTACTTTAGGAAGAGACTTAGCACCTAGAGTATCTTCTAGAATAGCTACAGGATTAACAGCTGACTGTACAAAACTTGAATTATTAAAAGATAAAGAAAGACAATTAGGTATGACAAGACCTGCATTTGGTGGAAACTTAATGGCAACTATAGTTTCTCCAGATCACAGACCTCAAATGGCTACTGTAAGACCAGGAGTTATGAAAAAATTACCTAAGTCTGATGATAGAAAAGGAGAAATAGTTGATTTCCCTGTAACTTTAGATGAGTCTAAAATGAAAGTTAAACTTCTAAATGTTGTTAAAGAAGGAGGAAACAAAGTAGACATTTCTGAAGCTAAGATATTAGTTTCTGGAGGAAGAGGAGTTGGAGCAAAACAAAACTTCGAATTACTAGAAGACTTAGCAGCTGAAATTGGTGGAATAGTTTCTTCTTCAAGAGCACAAGTTGATGCTGGAAACATGCCTCACGATAGACAAGTAGGGCAAACTGGTAAAACAGTTAGACCTGAAGTTTATTTCGCATGTGGAATTTCAGGAGCTATCCAACACGTTGCTGGTATGGAAGAATCTGAATTCATCATTGCTATCAACAAAGATAGATTTGCTCCTATATTCTCAGTTGCAGATTTAGGAATAGTTGGAGATTTACATAAAATCTTACCTATCCTAACTGAAGAAATCAAAAAATATAAAGCAAATAAATAATAACTATAAAGGACTAGCATTTGGCTAGTCCTTTATATTTTTAATTTTAAATTAAAAGTTTAAAGTATATTTTATAAATTCCATATCTTCTCTATATATAGCATGTCTTGTTTTTAAAGTATTTAATAATAAAAGTGCATTCTCTTTTATAGACATACTAGCCTTATATACAGGAGGCATTCCATATTTTTGTGAAATTTCATTAATTTTATCTCTTAAAAATTTCATATGAAAATTATTAAGATGTATTATTAAATCAAAATCTGAAGGAGTTAAAGTAGTTTTAGGAAAAAAAGTTTTATAAAATTTAAATGCTGCAAGCTTAGGATCTTCATCTCCATCATAGCAAACAATTATATCATTATTGATTTTTTCAAAATAAATTCCATATTTTTTTGCAACTACTTGAAATTCTAAATATGATAAACAGTGTCCATCAGTGTATTTATTTATAAATTCATTATTATTCATTAAAAAAGCCTCCTAAATTATTTATTAACTAAAAATCCATTTCCTATTACTTCATGTACATCAGCAACAATCATAAATGCTGAAGGATCAACTTCTTTCACAATAGTTTTAACTTTTATAAGTTGATACTGTCCCACAACACAATAAAGCATTCCTACTTCTTTTTGAGTATAACCTCCTCTTGCATCAATAAGAGTAATACCACGACCAGTATCTTCCATAATTCTTTTTCTTATCTCATCTTCTTTAGTTGTTATGATAGTAATTCCCTTAGCACTATATATACCCACTTGTATGATATCTATCATCTTAGATGAAATAACAAGTGAAATCAAGGTATACATAAAAATAACTTTACCAAAAATAACAGCTACCATAGATAAAACAATAAAATCTGTTGTTAATAATATTCTACTTATAGGAATACCTGTATATTTATT from Fusobacterium pseudoperiodonticum carries:
- a CDS encoding YitT family protein, which translates into the protein MSNKYLQFFKEYIIVALACMVMAFNTSYFFIGNKLAQGGVSGLSLIIHYLSNIDMSYLYFALNIPLIILAYIFLGKNFLLKTLFATFVLSVFLKIFASFSEPLEDILLAAIFGGAINGIAIGIVFYAGGSTGGIDIIAKIINKYTGIPISRILLTTDFIVLSMVAVIFGKVIFMYTLISLVISSKMIDIIQVGIYSAKGITIITTKEDEIRKRIMEDTGRGITLIDARGGYTQKEVGMLYCVVGQYQLIKVKTIVKEVDPSAFMIVADVHEVIGNGFLVNK